In Nocardia asteroides, the following proteins share a genomic window:
- a CDS encoding BlaI/MecI/CopY family transcriptional regulator — protein MIATWSRGAATIVELPGRSIDGSQDAQRGEMMNGLGTLEARVMDVLWDTTEALTVRDILERLPDPYAYTTILTVLTHLHEKEWVVRVMHRRAYLYRPTRSRAEATAEVVRGIIDSSNDPESVLLHLASIVTESESEAFHRGRTRPAKRSKK, from the coding sequence ATGATTGCCACCTGGTCGCGCGGTGCAGCGACCATCGTCGAACTCCCGGGACGGTCGATCGACGGCAGTCAGGACGCACAGAGAGGCGAGATGATGAACGGACTGGGCACTCTGGAAGCCCGAGTGATGGACGTACTGTGGGACACCACCGAAGCGCTGACGGTGCGTGACATCCTCGAGCGGCTTCCCGACCCTTATGCCTACACCACCATCCTGACGGTCCTTACCCACCTGCACGAGAAGGAGTGGGTAGTGCGCGTCATGCACCGGCGGGCGTATCTGTACCGGCCGACGCGCTCACGTGCCGAAGCAACTGCCGAGGTCGTGCGCGGGATCATCGACTCCAGCAACGACCCCGAATCCGTGCTGCTACACCTGGCTTCCATCGTGACCGAGTCCGAATCCGAAGCGTTCCATCGGGGGCGTACCCGTCCGGCGAAGCGGTCGAAGAAATGA